One window of the Pedobacter ginsengisoli genome contains the following:
- a CDS encoding enolase C-terminal domain-like protein: MYNIDNEIFNINRIRIRVLEQVDAVIPFQDATMGPFPKFGISIITIEDEDGNLGEAPVYNSYMNILETCLFPILFHSHSVPYIEFYPKLYWAIRNEGFKGAAGAILGQIDMALYDLAARRRKVPLYRYIGGTHNDVKMYGCGGGTNYTLKELESEVTFLMDKGVDCYKMKVGKNFGTKINEDIERVKFVKQLVGNRMEIAADVNQIWNCNDVFKFLDAVGEESLCWLEEPIHSASYDQIEQLCKKISVTVAYGESERTSKIFPTLVNSGVRHLQPVPTQLGGMKEWMEIRDLCENQNLQLSSGGYSLYSAFLMTSANRDCMIEYLYPLMYGLEKYFLVKPLWENGRFYLSEIEGLPVRIDWDYCYKENKIVQERLWEKQDVSKYNPVVSM, from the coding sequence ATGTACAATATAGATAATGAGATTTTTAATATAAATAGAATTAGAATAAGGGTTTTAGAACAGGTGGATGCGGTAATTCCTTTTCAGGATGCTACCATGGGACCTTTTCCAAAGTTTGGAATATCAATTATTACAATAGAGGATGAGGATGGAAATCTGGGAGAAGCCCCGGTTTACAACAGCTATATGAATATTTTGGAAACCTGTCTTTTCCCAATACTTTTTCATAGCCACTCTGTGCCGTATATAGAGTTTTATCCAAAGTTATATTGGGCTATTAGAAATGAGGGATTTAAAGGTGCAGCTGGTGCCATATTGGGGCAAATTGATATGGCTTTGTATGATTTGGCAGCCAGACGTAGAAAAGTGCCCCTTTATAGATATATTGGAGGTACTCATAATGACGTGAAAATGTATGGCTGTGGGGGAGGAACGAATTATACGCTGAAGGAACTGGAAAGTGAAGTAACTTTCTTGATGGATAAAGGAGTGGACTGTTACAAAATGAAGGTTGGGAAAAATTTTGGAACAAAAATAAATGAGGACATTGAAAGAGTGAAATTTGTAAAACAACTGGTTGGTAACAGAATGGAAATTGCAGCTGATGTAAACCAGATTTGGAATTGTAATGATGTATTCAAATTTCTTGATGCCGTTGGAGAAGAGAGCTTGTGTTGGTTAGAAGAGCCCATACACTCAGCGTCTTATGATCAAATAGAACAGCTTTGTAAAAAAATATCGGTTACGGTGGCCTACGGGGAATCGGAACGGACATCAAAAATATTCCCAACTCTTGTCAATTCTGGAGTTAGACATTTACAACCGGTACCCACACAATTGGGTGGGATGAAGGAGTGGATGGAAATAAGAGACCTTTGTGAAAATCAAAATTTGCAATTATCTTCTGGTGGATATTCCCTATATTCAGCCTTTCTCATGACATCTGCAAATAGAGATTGCATGATCGAATATTTGTATCCTCTTATGTATGGCCTGGAAAAATACTTTTTAGTTAAGCCATTATGGGAAAACGGTAGGTTCTATTTATCTGAAATAGAAGGACTACCTGTAAGGATTGATTGGGATTACTGTTATAAGGAAAATAAGATAGTACAAGAACGGTTATGGGAAAAACAAGATGTTTCAAAATATAACCCTGTTGTGTCTATGTAA
- a CDS encoding SLC5 family protein — MSLSFNYIDYLILGLYALALFFIGFRSGKKEKNQEDIFLGGRSLKWWQIGFSMFSANAGPIMLIGFAGVGFSHGIVGSNFELLAWVFLMLLGMVFLPYYLKTKISTIPQFLLIRFGKRSYNFLVIYSLISILVVWLGSALYAGGLLISGIFGCSLFTALVIIALIATSFTAIGGLKAVVRTGVFQSIIIIVSSILLTFLGFQKIGSVDLMVSQTPESYWKLFLPASHPEYSWIAIVLGYPVVAIYYWCADQTIVQKVLAAENLKEGQYGALFVGALKIIMPLIFILPGIMCYVLFRDVAQPDNAYITMIKELMPHGLLGLSIAALIASLIDTVSSSLNSFCTVFTLDVVSQVKVLNKKQQVKMGRWITIIAAIVGVGIAMVFSYSGKNFFELSQGLVSILAPPLSVVFLAGVMWKRVNSISVEIVLYGGGFVCLILGACHVLNYPYKGYWPHFLLLSFYLFVALSLVIVAVTLITKPAINPVVPSLLESKNKPVGEEAYHSRPIWLVWLGLASVMVLIYLLFN, encoded by the coding sequence TTGAGTTTATCATTCAATTATATCGATTATCTAATTTTAGGGCTATATGCCCTTGCTTTGTTTTTTATTGGTTTTCGCTCCGGTAAAAAGGAGAAAAATCAGGAAGATATATTTTTGGGTGGAAGATCATTGAAGTGGTGGCAAATTGGTTTCTCTATGTTTAGTGCCAATGCAGGGCCTATTATGTTAATTGGTTTTGCAGGTGTTGGTTTTTCGCATGGTATTGTTGGCAGTAATTTCGAATTACTAGCATGGGTATTTTTAATGCTGCTGGGCATGGTTTTTTTACCCTATTACCTAAAAACTAAAATAAGTACGATTCCACAATTTTTATTAATTCGTTTTGGTAAACGTTCTTATAATTTTCTGGTTATATATAGCTTGATTTCAATTTTGGTGGTATGGTTAGGGAGTGCATTGTATGCCGGAGGCTTATTAATTTCAGGGATATTTGGTTGTTCTTTGTTTACGGCACTGGTAATAATTGCTTTGATTGCGACTAGTTTTACTGCCATTGGAGGGCTAAAAGCTGTAGTTCGTACCGGAGTTTTTCAATCTATTATTATTATCGTTTCTTCGATACTGCTTACTTTTTTGGGCTTTCAAAAAATTGGTAGTGTAGACTTGATGGTTAGCCAAACACCTGAATCGTATTGGAAGTTGTTTCTGCCTGCATCACATCCGGAATATTCATGGATAGCTATTGTTTTGGGCTACCCCGTTGTGGCTATTTATTATTGGTGTGCTGATCAAACGATTGTACAAAAAGTACTTGCAGCAGAGAACCTGAAAGAGGGACAATATGGCGCCTTGTTTGTTGGAGCACTTAAAATAATAATGCCTTTAATATTTATTCTTCCGGGTATTATGTGTTATGTTTTGTTTAGGGATGTAGCTCAGCCCGATAATGCCTACATTACTATGATTAAAGAATTAATGCCTCATGGCTTACTAGGTTTAAGTATTGCTGCATTAATCGCATCGTTGATTGATACGGTATCATCTAGTTTAAATTCTTTTTGTACCGTATTTACGCTGGATGTTGTTTCGCAGGTTAAAGTGCTTAATAAGAAGCAACAGGTAAAAATGGGGAGATGGATTACCATTATTGCTGCAATAGTAGGTGTAGGTATTGCGATGGTTTTCTCTTATTCGGGGAAAAACTTTTTTGAATTAAGCCAAGGCTTGGTTTCTATACTTGCCCCACCACTGTCTGTTGTTTTCCTTGCCGGCGTTATGTGGAAACGTGTAAATAGTATTTCGGTAGAAATAGTGCTTTATGGAGGTGGGTTCGTTTGCTTAATATTGGGTGCATGCCATGTGTTAAATTACCCTTATAAGGGCTATTGGCCACATTTCCTTTTACTTTCATTTTATTTATTTGTTGCGCTAAGCTTAGTAATTGTAGCGGTAACATTAATTACAAAACCTGCAATAAATCCGGTAGTACCTTCGCTTCTTGAATCCAAAAATAAACCCGTGGGGGAGGAAGCATATCATTCCAGACCTATTTGGTTGGTTTGGCTAGGACTGGCATCTGTAATGGTTTTAATTTATTTACTTTTTAACTAA
- a CDS encoding L-rhamnose mutarotase, producing the protein MKKIFLQLAFVIFTCSFMMCNPANSDHKEPESVEKVFVVNTVDNDKKLNEYLEYHKQIWPEVEAGFKKAGYKSITLYRFNDLIVMRITVPENADLNEMGKLAESYSPRCVEWNKLMNTYQKGVNGTAEGQKWVEVTPFYKFKQ; encoded by the coding sequence ATGAAAAAAATATTCCTGCAGTTAGCATTCGTAATTTTTACTTGTTCTTTTATGATGTGTAATCCAGCTAATTCTGATCATAAAGAACCCGAATCTGTAGAAAAAGTATTTGTGGTAAATACTGTGGATAATGATAAAAAATTGAACGAATATCTAGAATACCATAAGCAAATTTGGCCTGAGGTAGAAGCCGGGTTTAAAAAAGCGGGCTATAAAAGTATTACACTTTATCGTTTCAATGATCTGATTGTTATGAGGATCACGGTACCTGAAAACGCAGATTTAAATGAAATGGGAAAGTTAGCAGAGTCTTATAGTCCCCGTTGTGTTGAATGGAATAAATTAATGAATACTTACCAAAAAGGTGTTAATGGCACTGCCGAAGGACAGAAGTGGGTTGAGGTAACTCCTTTTTACAAGTTTAAGCAGTAA
- a CDS encoding helix-turn-helix domain-containing protein — protein sequence MQYIYENFTFPPDQSFTVRSEILEVKKYTSLKSHVNFEIALIENCFGKRFVGDHIEDFKGTELVLLGSYLPHCWQYYNTIDEKVQPQAVVVHFFPDFLGKDLLAKPEAALLNHLFENASKGILFSGPTVARAKIILNQMLFESGLSRAALMLQLLDVLAQSTSCKSLSSPSFNIVETSTEANKINRVFDYIFNNFKEDISLQDVASIIPMSTAAFCRFFKLKTNRTLVEFIKEIRVGHAAKLLMEGNHNVTETCYKSGYNNISNFNKHFKEVKGLSPRDFIKQYKITA from the coding sequence ATGCAATACATTTACGAGAACTTTACCTTTCCGCCTGACCAATCATTTACCGTACGATCAGAAATTCTGGAGGTAAAAAAGTATACGTCGTTAAAGTCTCATGTTAATTTTGAGATTGCATTAATTGAAAATTGTTTTGGTAAACGATTTGTTGGAGATCATATCGAAGATTTTAAAGGAACGGAACTCGTCCTTCTCGGAAGTTATTTACCACACTGCTGGCAATACTATAATACTATAGACGAGAAAGTACAGCCTCAAGCAGTTGTTGTGCACTTTTTTCCGGATTTTCTAGGCAAAGATTTACTTGCTAAACCTGAAGCAGCACTCCTAAACCATCTTTTTGAAAATGCTTCAAAAGGAATTTTATTTTCTGGGCCTACAGTAGCAAGAGCAAAAATAATTCTGAACCAAATGTTATTTGAATCTGGATTATCACGTGCTGCATTAATGCTCCAACTTCTGGATGTTCTGGCTCAATCCACCTCTTGTAAAAGCCTGTCATCTCCTTCATTTAATATCGTTGAAACATCAACTGAAGCAAACAAGATTAACCGTGTGTTTGATTATATATTCAATAATTTCAAAGAGGATATTTCTTTGCAGGATGTGGCTTCAATTATCCCTATGTCAACAGCTGCTTTCTGCAGGTTCTTTAAACTTAAAACCAACAGAACTTTAGTTGAATTTATAAAAGAGATAAGGGTTGGGCACGCAGCTAAGTTGTTAATGGAAGGTAACCACAATGTAACCGAAACCTGTTACAAAAGTGGCTATAATAATATATCAAACTTTAACAAGCACTTTAAAGAAGTAAAGGGTTTATCTCCGAGAGACTTTATTAAGCAATATAAAATTACTGCTTAA
- a CDS encoding SusC/RagA family TonB-linked outer membrane protein encodes MKQVLKMHFRVLGIIWLLLQSHSAFAQGKISGTVIDAKDKTPLPGATIILQDGSGKSKTDENGKFEINVEAGSKLKISMTGYDAQEVIASRGMVVELVFSAVNLDDVVIVGYGTQKKDLVTGSIVTMTMEDTRRNSPTTSLGNLLAGQMAGVKVGVPAGRPGTAPGISIRTKTSFNDQNVLYVIDGLVTDNSADFNNLSPNDIDKVTVLKDAATTAAYGARASGGVIVVTTRRGSKNEKAKINYSFNSGFDKRGRNADLTSAIETGQIYNRMNPTNNPWTQSDFDYFKNINNGWGYDQLAQVWQDPYTTTHNLSATGGGDKITYFIGGSYTKQGAFQKNSSYKNYNFRANITADIAKNFTVFAGVSANNNVSDRLPSTGVGDENGIYRKQLLWQPEQPVWTDGGKPIDYGWIGNVGAEVNGEGGYNKENNFKPVINLKGTYKIPFVEGLSVSSQYIRTIANNRKKNYFTKYDMWVMKLLGSSRQISTRDEDLLSLKKSSQIGNNYLEESYRWNDNEQLNFQLNYDHTFGNVHHVQGWLTYERAETKGGGFKAGREKFPVYQTDQWWAASGDRLDSWAQGDSDFNRGAEQTVGRKSYVGQFFYDYDSKYLASFTYRYDGSYKFSGDKRWGFFPSGSLGWVISRENFFSNVNGIELLKIRATAGTTSADNINAWQYQQSYDPGTSAYFGSTPVTNVGISYGSLVNPDITWEKSRNYNIGIDINFLKHFSGSVEYFNAKTYDILVDRVAQVPPTFSRKLPTSNYGEYKSEGVEMTFGYRNKTNQLNYYANINASYAAATPLVRDKVVTYPWEVDVNRSASKIVAFVQTGMIRTQADLDAFVAANPNYKFKGIAPALGQLTYADLSGKDGKPDGIVDDWDKTIIKKNNNPVLLGLNFGAEWKGFSIDASFDGSFRNYKYINNLVDGNVEWNRMWKPWANDAWTPENPNATLPRRYSANDNVRTVTNTESTFWLKNASFLRMRLLNVGYSIPTSITNKIGINGVKLYFSGSNLFVISKFNKKYYDPQLGDGFSYPVMKNFNFGINVSL; translated from the coding sequence ATGAAACAGGTATTAAAAATGCACTTCAGAGTGCTCGGAATTATCTGGCTCTTACTGCAATCACATTCTGCCTTTGCACAAGGCAAAATTTCGGGAACAGTAATAGATGCTAAGGATAAAACCCCCTTACCAGGTGCTACCATTATCTTACAAGATGGTAGTGGAAAGTCAAAAACAGACGAAAATGGTAAGTTTGAAATTAACGTAGAAGCAGGTAGTAAGCTTAAAATCTCTATGACAGGTTATGATGCACAGGAAGTTATTGCTTCTCGTGGAATGGTAGTAGAGTTGGTTTTTTCGGCGGTGAATCTTGATGATGTAGTCATAGTAGGTTACGGAACGCAGAAAAAAGATTTAGTAACCGGTTCTATTGTAACAATGACAATGGAAGATACTAGAAGGAATTCACCAACAACATCGTTAGGGAATTTACTGGCGGGTCAAATGGCAGGTGTAAAGGTGGGTGTTCCTGCAGGTCGTCCTGGAACGGCCCCAGGTATTTCGATCCGTACAAAAACATCCTTTAATGATCAAAATGTATTATATGTCATTGATGGGTTGGTTACTGATAACTCTGCCGATTTTAATAATCTTAGCCCGAATGACATCGACAAAGTAACAGTGCTTAAAGATGCTGCAACAACAGCAGCTTATGGTGCACGTGCTTCGGGTGGTGTAATTGTTGTTACGACCAGACGTGGATCTAAAAATGAGAAAGCTAAAATCAATTATTCGTTCAATTCAGGATTTGATAAGCGAGGGAGGAATGCTGATTTAACGAGCGCGATTGAAACAGGACAAATCTATAACCGGATGAATCCTACAAATAATCCTTGGACTCAGTCTGATTTTGACTATTTCAAAAATATCAACAACGGTTGGGGATATGATCAGTTGGCTCAGGTATGGCAAGATCCTTATACTACAACCCATAATCTTAGTGCAACGGGTGGCGGTGATAAGATTACATATTTTATTGGGGGCTCTTATACAAAACAAGGTGCTTTTCAGAAGAATTCTAGTTACAAAAACTATAATTTCAGAGCTAACATTACAGCTGATATAGCCAAGAATTTTACTGTATTTGCGGGTGTTTCTGCCAATAATAATGTTAGTGACAGGCTTCCTAGTACCGGAGTAGGAGATGAAAATGGTATTTACCGTAAACAATTACTTTGGCAACCAGAGCAACCGGTGTGGACTGATGGTGGTAAGCCGATTGACTATGGCTGGATTGGTAATGTGGGTGCAGAAGTGAATGGAGAAGGTGGATACAATAAAGAAAATAATTTTAAACCGGTAATAAACCTGAAAGGCACATATAAAATTCCTTTTGTGGAGGGATTGAGTGTTTCATCACAATACATCAGGACTATTGCAAACAACCGAAAGAAAAATTATTTCACGAAATATGATATGTGGGTAATGAAACTTCTAGGTTCGAGCCGTCAAATTAGTACTCGTGATGAAGATTTACTTTCTCTGAAAAAATCATCACAGATTGGTAATAATTACCTGGAAGAGTCTTACAGATGGAATGATAATGAGCAATTGAATTTCCAGTTGAACTATGATCATACGTTTGGAAATGTACATCACGTACAGGGATGGCTTACTTATGAGCGTGCAGAAACTAAAGGAGGTGGTTTCAAAGCAGGACGTGAGAAATTCCCCGTTTATCAAACAGATCAATGGTGGGCTGCTAGTGGTGACCGTCTTGATTCATGGGCTCAAGGAGACAGTGATTTCAATAGGGGCGCAGAGCAGACTGTTGGACGTAAATCTTACGTTGGCCAGTTCTTCTATGATTATGACAGTAAATATTTGGCGAGTTTTACCTATCGTTATGATGGATCATATAAGTTTTCTGGAGACAAACGCTGGGGATTCTTTCCTTCAGGTTCATTGGGTTGGGTAATTTCTCGTGAAAACTTTTTCAGTAATGTAAATGGAATTGAACTGTTAAAAATAAGAGCTACAGCGGGTACTACTAGTGCCGATAATATTAATGCCTGGCAATATCAACAAAGCTATGATCCTGGTACTTCAGCTTATTTTGGAAGCACTCCTGTTACAAATGTTGGTATTTCTTACGGATCACTTGTTAATCCTGATATCACCTGGGAAAAATCGCGGAATTATAATATAGGTATTGATATCAATTTCTTAAAGCATTTTAGTGGCAGTGTGGAGTATTTTAATGCAAAGACTTATGATATTCTTGTTGACAGGGTTGCTCAGGTGCCACCTACGTTTAGTCGTAAGTTGCCAACATCAAACTATGGCGAATATAAATCAGAAGGTGTTGAAATGACATTTGGTTATCGCAACAAAACGAATCAGTTGAATTATTATGCAAATATCAATGCCAGTTATGCAGCTGCAACACCACTTGTTAGAGATAAAGTGGTTACTTATCCTTGGGAAGTTGATGTAAATCGTTCCGCATCAAAGATAGTAGCCTTTGTTCAAACAGGGATGATCCGTACACAGGCTGATCTGGATGCTTTTGTTGCTGCGAATCCAAATTATAAATTTAAAGGTATTGCACCTGCCTTAGGTCAATTAACCTATGCTGATTTGAGCGGTAAAGATGGTAAACCAGATGGTATTGTAGATGATTGGGATAAAACTATCATAAAGAAAAACAATAACCCAGTTTTATTAGGCTTAAACTTTGGAGCTGAATGGAAAGGGTTTAGTATTGATGCAAGTTTTGATGGTAGTTTCCGTAATTATAAATATATAAATAATCTGGTGGATGGAAATGTGGAATGGAATCGCATGTGGAAACCATGGGCTAATGATGCATGGACGCCTGAAAATCCAAATGCCACGTTACCTAGACGTTATTCAGCAAATGATAACGTTAGAACCGTGACTAATACTGAAAGTACTTTTTGGTTAAAGAATGCAAGTTTCTTACGTATGCGATTGTTGAACGTTGGATATTCAATCCCTACCAGCATTACGAATAAAATTGGTATTAACGGTGTGAAGCTTTATTTCAGCGGGTCTAATTTGTTTGTAATTAGCAAGTTCAATAAAAAATATTACGATCCACAATTAGGCGATGGCTTTAGTTATCCTGTTATGAAGAATTTCAATTTCGGGATTAATGTTTCGCTTTAA
- a CDS encoding RagB/SusD family nutrient uptake outer membrane protein codes for MKLNNKFFKLFLANMLILSLVSSCKKGLDYDNNSVIVPEAVWGDPQMIKAYLNDVYGKSMPGWPINGSETDEAIVEPRQFPDYARGIISEAGTKLDLKYDIIDKVNFFLDELAAVPTTVLSEELNKQYTGEAKFWRAWSYWGMVNRVGGVPLILHKQNFNDVPGLFKPRNKTSECVAQIVKDLDSAILLLPGVYANAGADYGRITKVAAMAMKGRVLLTYASPLFNPSNDPARWQAAYDACKAAVDFGATQGHTLHPNYSKIWTEERNKEVVMVNQFFDPGHAVNFAAIRPMPLTSGSTNNNQPLLSLLLAFPKKDGSPIQFNKEMLSDPTYNEQFLTDFYTNRDDRFFATVWCGGTPYPTPDDSPPSYLKGNSYWIVWEQDAATSKYLMATNKIHPGISGSGCTGFFQRKGLDTTLVAALVDRGQTDWVEMRYAELLMNYGECANEVGKSTEALEVLKTIRKRAGITAGSGGNYGIVASTQTEIREAYIKESQVEFAFENKRFENLRRLKRFDILNNQGARHGLYITLKNVADRPTPLDNIVKSASVRSKFRAAYIDNIDGDADYKYNFTTNHWFFAINPAHISQSKDVLKQNKEWGGTFDPLQ; via the coding sequence ATGAAACTGAATAATAAATTTTTTAAGCTATTTCTTGCTAATATGTTGATACTATCATTGGTCTCATCTTGCAAGAAAGGACTGGATTATGATAATAATAGTGTAATCGTTCCTGAAGCTGTGTGGGGTGATCCCCAAATGATAAAGGCTTACCTTAATGATGTTTATGGTAAGTCAATGCCGGGTTGGCCAATTAACGGTTCGGAAACGGATGAAGCAATTGTAGAACCAAGACAATTCCCAGATTATGCACGTGGTATTATTTCTGAAGCTGGTACGAAACTAGATCTTAAGTACGACATAATTGATAAGGTTAACTTTTTTCTGGACGAATTAGCAGCAGTTCCGACTACTGTTCTCTCAGAAGAATTGAACAAACAATACACTGGTGAAGCCAAATTCTGGAGGGCATGGTCATATTGGGGTATGGTAAATCGCGTAGGGGGGGTGCCTCTTATTTTGCATAAACAGAATTTTAATGATGTACCTGGATTGTTCAAGCCACGTAATAAAACATCTGAATGTGTTGCCCAAATTGTTAAAGATTTGGATAGTGCTATTTTGTTATTACCAGGTGTTTACGCTAATGCAGGCGCAGATTATGGACGCATTACCAAAGTTGCTGCCATGGCTATGAAAGGAAGGGTATTACTTACTTATGCAAGTCCGTTGTTTAATCCATCTAATGACCCTGCACGTTGGCAGGCAGCCTATGACGCTTGCAAAGCAGCAGTTGATTTTGGCGCAACACAAGGACATACGTTACATCCTAATTATAGTAAAATCTGGACTGAGGAGAGAAATAAGGAAGTGGTTATGGTAAATCAGTTTTTTGATCCTGGACACGCCGTTAACTTTGCTGCAATTCGTCCAATGCCTTTGACTTCGGGATCAACTAATAATAATCAGCCTTTACTAAGTTTATTATTGGCTTTCCCGAAAAAGGATGGGTCTCCTATACAGTTTAATAAGGAAATGCTTTCGGATCCTACCTATAATGAACAGTTTTTAACTGATTTTTATACTAATCGTGACGATAGATTTTTTGCTACTGTTTGGTGTGGTGGTACACCTTACCCTACGCCTGATGATTCTCCTCCAAGTTATTTAAAAGGAAATAGTTACTGGATTGTTTGGGAACAAGATGCGGCTACTAGTAAGTACCTAATGGCCACCAATAAAATCCATCCAGGCATTTCAGGGTCAGGTTGTACTGGTTTTTTTCAACGTAAAGGACTTGATACTACATTGGTGGCAGCTCTGGTTGATAGGGGACAAACTGACTGGGTAGAGATGCGTTATGCTGAATTACTTATGAATTACGGTGAATGTGCAAATGAAGTAGGTAAATCAACGGAGGCTTTAGAAGTGTTAAAAACCATTAGAAAACGTGCAGGAATTACTGCAGGTTCGGGTGGGAATTATGGTATAGTGGCTTCAACTCAAACGGAAATAAGAGAAGCGTATATTAAAGAAAGTCAGGTTGAATTTGCCTTTGAAAATAAACGGTTTGAGAATTTAAGACGATTGAAACGTTTTGATATTTTAAATAATCAAGGTGCTCGTCATGGGTTATATATAACCTTGAAAAATGTTGCTGATAGACCAACTCCTCTAGATAATATTGTGAAGTCGGCCTCAGTAAGGTCGAAGTTTAGAGCGGCATATATTGATAATATCGACGGTGATGCAGATTATAAATATAATTTTACCACAAACCACTGGTTTTTTGCAATTAATCCAGCTCATATTTCTCAATCAAAAGATGTTTTAAAGCAAAACAAAGAATGGGGCGGTACTTTTGATCCATTACAATAG